The region CTGTAGTGCAGGCTTGGTCGCTGTATGCTTTGGCGCAGATTGCCGACTCCGGAGGACCGATGTTCCGTGGCTATGTGGAGGCCACTTTGACGCTATGTCTAAAACTCCTTCTTACCGTTCCCCATGCCCACGTGGATGTGCACCAGTGCGTGGGTCGCGTAGTGAACGCTTTGATCACCACCGTGGGACCAGAGTTGCAAGGAGGCGGCGGAGCAGTGGCCAGCATGAAGGGATCATTCCTCAGCTCAGCAGCTCTTCTTCAGGCGCACGCGGATCCTCTGGTGCAAGCAGAGGCCATTGGTTGcctgcagcagctgcatcTCTTCGCCAGTAAATCCCTGCAGTTGGAGGAGCTGGTGCCCACGTTGGTTGGAATGCTGCCCTGCAACTATTTCATACTACGCAAGGCCTCAGTTTCCTGTCTCCGGCAATTGGCCCATCGGGAAGCTAAGGAAGTGTGTGACCTAGCACTCACCATTAACGCCGAACAACTTCCGGACTTAGTAATAACGGAGTACGGACTTCCAGGACTGCTCTTCTCTCTTCTGGATACCGAGACAGATGCAGAAATGCTGCGGAACATTCACGATACACTCACTTCAATGCTGCAAATGCTAGCTGCAGACAATCTGAGCTTCTGGTTGAGTCTCTGCAAGAATGTGTTAACCGTAGCTGTTGAAGGAGGACTCAACGATGATCCCGCTGGCGGAGAACCAGGCAAGGGCAAGGACGCTGGTGGAGATGATGAGGAAGaagacgaggaggaggagtatgctgatgatgtaaCAGAATACCGAGCGGAGGAAAACACTTCCACCCACCCGGCAGTGCAGCCGCGGTGGCCTACTCGTGTTTTTGCCGCCCAGTGCGTCCGACGAATCATCGCCAGCTGCGAGGCCGCCAGCTCCGTGCACTTTGATCTCCTGCAGGCCAAGGAACAGCAGCTCATTCGCTCTCGCGGGGATTACCTAATTCTGCATTTGGCGGAACTGATTCGAATGTCCTTCATGGCCGCCACATCGGACTCGGACCAACTAAGATTGGAAGGATTGCGCACCCTGCAAGAGATCATCGATCGGTTCGCTAACGTTCCAGAACCAGAGTTCCCTGGCCATCTTCTGTTGGAGCAGTTCCAGGCTCAGGTGGGAGCAGCATTGCGTCCTGCTTTTGCGCAGGATACGCCATCCCATGTGACGGCTGCTGCTTGTGAAGTTTGCTCCGCATGGATTGGCTCTGGAGTGGCTCGCGATATTGGGGACTTGAGAAGAGTTCACCAGTTGCTAGTGAGTTCCCTAAGCAAGCTCTCCTCAAAAACCAACAGCACTCAGTTGTACAACGAATCAATGGCTACGTTGGAAAAGCTGAGCATCCTTAAGGCCTGGGCTGAGGTATACATTGTTGCCATGTTAGGGAATGGAAAGGCTCCTGCTTCCCTCCTGAATCTCCAGTCCCAGCAGTCCGGCTTACAATCCCTGTCCAACTTGGAAACAGATCAGGATGTTCCTGACAGTCGAGGAGAGAGTCTCCTAGGATTAGTGCAACCAGAGCTCCACAATCTGTCCACTCACTGGCTGAGTGCCATGAAGGATCATGCCTTGCTGCTGCTTCCGGCGGAATTCCAGTCCCAACTCCCTCACGACGGAGGCGCTTTCTACACTACGGATACAATTAACTCGTCAAAACCACATTATATGACCAGTTGGCCCCCAATCCTGTACGCCTCCGCACTCTGGTTGAGGGATGAGGGTTTTGCCCGCCATCAAGACACGAGTGAAACGGCTGCGGAATCGAACAACAACCAGATCACCCACGGTTCCTTGTCAGCGGATCGCTTCCACATGATCTTTGGCATCTGCATGGAGGCTCTTTGCAGCATGAGAAGTTCTGAGAGACCCAAGAACATTGTGAGTTGTCTACGCTCGCTGCACAGCATCTTCGATTCGGACTGGGCGAGGAGGCAGTTGGTTAAGGATCGAGCCCTAACCATTGAACTCTGTCACGTACTACACCGCCAGATCCTGACGAGAGATGAGTTGCTGGTGCAACTGCTGTGCGTGGAAATTTTGAAGCAAACTATCCGCGCTGCGAAGGAAGATTTGGAGAGGAAACGGGACGATAACGCTAATTCCGAGGACGGCAAAGGTGGAGAGCGGCTAGGCGAAGATGATTCCATGCAGCCTGGAAGTTCCCACGTCTACGCCGTCCTGGAGGTCTGCCTCTGCCTATTTGTCCGCCAAATACCTACTATGAATCCCACGAGACAGGGAGCTGGTGGCTCCGGCTTGCAGCTGGACTTTGCCTACGCCAAAATGGCCACTGGCTCTTCCTTCTTCTCGGTGCTGGGTGATGACAACGGCCTGCTGGTGGCCAGCGGATTGCAGTGCGTCGAGCAGTTATTGGATCTGTGTACTCCTAAAGGTGCCCTAGCAATCCTGCCCACCGTCCTGTACATGACCACCAGCATCGTTAAGGAAATCGCCAACAAGTCGGCCATAGACAGTACCATACTGGCAAACACTAGTGCTGTGAAGGCTGCCCTGCAATGCTTGCGATCCGTTTGCGTCCACAAGTGGGCCAAAGTGGAGGAAACATCCGAGGAGTGGCAGCAGCTGCTTCAAAGTGCACTAGCTACGATTGTGGATCTTACCAAAACCGCTGGTGATAACGAGGAGAGGAAAGTCGACGAGGTCACaatgctgctggccatcgCTGTATTCATCCTGCATACGCCAGCTTCCGTGGTGGCCACGCCATCGCTGCAATACCCGTGCATCAATCACTTCCGACAATGCCTGCAGTCGGAACACCTTTCCGTAAAGCTGCGCTGCATCGAGACCACGCGATCGATATTCGCGCGGGCGGAACTAAAGACAGCCACTCCCTACATTCACGCCCTCGCGCCCAGGATGATCGAGTCGTTGTACGCGGAGTCCAGCAAGGTGCCCACAAGCGAGCTGGAGCTACAGGTCACCCTTGAGAGCATTATCACCGTGGAGCAGCTGATAGACTTGTCGGAGCCTCAGCATCGTAAGTGAATGGGTATCTTCAAGAAATCTAAATTTTGGAACTTTTTTAGGATGCTGGGGTACTCCTGTTGGGTGTGTCagggaaaatataaatatctgGAAAGACTTTAAAGTAGAATATATCATATGGAATAGTTGgaattttcattcattttttataggCGCTATAAATTGTATGTGTCTTAAGACTTCGAATCGGATTGATAATACTTTTAGCCTCAGCCAAGGATTACCGTAAATTctgtaaaaacaaattttgaaaattctaaattaaatGCATAAGCAAGACATGCTAAGAACCATTTTTGGTAATAAGATTTTCGTTCTGTACGTCTTTTGATTGAAGTAAATGGGCTACTGGGCTCTAACTATCATATTCACAGGAGTACCCCCTTTTTAGAATATAGTTTCTAGCGATACCCCTAGTCCCGCCTTTATAGTTGACACTATCCCTATTCCAACCAAACATTTGCATAGCCTTGCATATGCCATTAGGCTGCTCTGTCATCCGAAtctattttctttaaatgtcTCTTCAAACGCAGCAAAATATTGATTAAGTAACATTTACTAAGAACCGCACCCTTCTCAGACAAGAAAAGGAAATTCGTTATTATATATTTGCTCTTTTCTCTGTCTTCTCTTTTAATCAACTCACAAACCATTAACTAAACACTAAAAAAACGTTAGGAAACATGAACTTGCTACAAGGTAAATAGAAGAGCTCGATCAAAAATTCACATCTTTTATGTCGACGAAACGTTTCAGATATATAAGACAGTTTAAACCgtaaaataaaacagttttttatttatttcaataattaataaattaaatttgtttattatgtaGTATAAATATCACCAgatgtaaacatttttactgTCTTGTACTTTTGAAATGCATCGTACATTGCACACTCGATGTTTTTCAATGCACCAATCCATAGAATAGCTGAACGACTAGTTCTAGTTGGCGAACAATAAAACACGCTTTAAATGTTGCATGTATGGAGTGAGATGTAACCAGATGGCGCGACTTGTCCATCTCAGTGAACGGATGTTTAGTTTGCAACTAAGTCTTTAACCCGACTTAAATACTAATGGTTATCCTGCCTCCTCTTCACAGACATACAAATGCTGACCCTCTTGGTTCCCGTGCTCATTGGATTCCTGGCCGAGCCCAGTCGCCTACGGACGCTTCCCAAGTACCAAAGGCAGCTACACGACCAGGCGCTGCAGTGGCTACTGAAGATCGGTCCCAAGTACCCGCAGGAGTTCAAGGCCCTGATGGGTCAAACACCAGAGCTGCGTCAGAAACTGGAAGCAGCCATTCGCAGTCAACAGCAGTCGGCCAACATCGCCCAGAAGGCCACCGAGGCGCAGAGGAACCTGCTGGCCAAGCCACAGAAGCCCACGATCAAGCTAAAGACGGACTTCAGTAACTTCCAATGAGTTGATCTACTGGGAAATCGAACAAATTAGTCCGCAAACTGCTAGTGCTATCGAAAAAATGCTTTGCAATTAATTGCTACCCCTTGTACAATAGGATGGATCGGTTCTTTTGACATTGAATGTGAGCAGCTGAAGTTAATATTTAGGCAATTCTTAAGCTTTTTCAACATCTGATGTAAAGGATTAATTCGAAACGACTATTATATTgcaaattatacattttatataagcAGCTTTTAGAAACCAGTCAAGGAAGTGATCTTCCAGttatatttaaagatttttatcaaccaacaatttttttcttttgactgaaagctttaaaaattgtatttccttATTTTGGTGAATCTTTTGCAATACAACATTTATCCAATGGAAAATGAGATTTAAAGTAAGACCTGACCTTTACAAACAGAAGCAATAAttgtttatattaaattcAGAAACTCGAGCCACCCTAATGCACATCGCTAGGGTACTCCTGCGGTCCAGCATTTGATTTTGCTATATGTGAAAcacaatgaaagtacctacaagtttataaattatttgttagcTATTGTAATGAATTATTATACAACGCGatataaagtaaaaataaaaacttataaagcTTAACTGTAAACTTATGCATGTACTTAACAATCCTTATGGAACTATATATTCCATTTCCACCTCCTGCTTTACTGTGTTCAAATTCATCATCTCGTCTTCGCTGAGCGGCTCTGATTTCAGATTCTTCTTTGGTTCTGGTTCGGGGTCGTTTAAGAGAACTTCGACACCCAGTGTTTCAAAATGTGGTGTGGGTCGTTGCAGGGACACTAAGGCTGTGGGTAAATCCGAAAAGAGTTGCGTCTCCAAGCGACTGAGAAGAGTGGTGCGGTAGAAGAGAGCTCGCAGTCGATGACGGAAAAGCTGGATGGGAGGCGCAGATTCCTTATACTCGCAAATCGGGGCTTCCTTCCCCTCCTTGCGGCAATCGCCGGAGAGAATGCACATTGCTCGGAAGCCCATCATGGTGGACCAGTTGGGCGGTAGAAGAACACCTTTTGAATCGCATTCATCACCGGGCAGGTTCCTCATCATGATATTGTAGCACTTAAGCAGCTCGGTTGGCAAGGAGATGTTCTGAAGAAGCGAGGGACGGATTGGAGGCTTATAACTTAAGGCCCTGACCACATAAGCCAGATTACGGGCATCTTTAAGAAGCGGGAAGTTTGTTGGAATTGTCAGTGGCAAGTTGTAGCTGTACTTGAAGAACTCGCACAGTTCTACGTCGACTTTGGAAAGTTTGGTCGTATTTTCTGCATTTCGATCGATCCTAGCCCTTTTAGGGTTGGGCTTTCGTATCCGTGGCCCTTTAATCTGTTCAGCTGTGACTAACGAATCCGGGTCCTCTTGCCACTCTTGCAAACGCTGAGCCCAGTTATCGGAAGTGACCAAGGGCACCTTCTTCGATCGCCGGCGAGGCAAATCTTCTACCTTGGCATCGGGATTCTGTTCTAGGAATTTCTTAATGACCAAGAAGCGCGTTCGACAGCTGGTTCGCGAGTGATTGCCCAAGGCATTGGCGCAGTTCAGCCACTGAGAAGCTCCGTGCTGGGTAACGAAGCTCATCAACCGCGTGTCGTCCTGCACCGACCAAGAGTCGGTCTTGTTGCGCTGTGCCAGAACATTGTGGTAGCGTGTTCGCAGCTGGGCCAAGGATCGGTTTGGGAACAGGGATCGCGGAAAGCAGTGGAACTTGCCATTGTACTCCTCCACGGCGGCGAACAGCATCATATCCTCTTTGGTGCTAAAGGGCTCTGTAGTATTGAAAGAGAATTgagaaaacttttaaaaaggcttaaaatattttaaaatattcggATTACCCACCGTGACTGATGCTGGGATGTAGCACATAGTAGTAACGGCCAATCAGCGTCGATTTGGACTTGTCTGGGAAGTACTCCATTACCTTCCTCCAGTTAATTACGCCGTTCGATGTGTTCCTCTCAGCCAGCTCTCGGAGCCTGTCGTTATCCTCGTCGCTCCACCGAGAGTTCACTTTCGGCTCCAGCAGATGTCGCAGGGCGGTGTGAAACCGGACGAAGCACTGGTAGTCGGAACGCCGGTCCACCGACGAGGCTATCAGCTCCCAGTTCTGCAACCGGTTAGCAGAGGCCACTGTCACCAGAGTCTCATCCTCTTCCGGCGCCCAATCGTCGCGCCTAAGCTCTGGGTGCAGGTAGACCCGCCACATGGCCTCACAGCTATACGGAGAGTGTCGATACTCCAGGTCCAGGGTGCTTATCTGGTTCCAGTCGATGCTAAAGCTGCTATCCGCCGTGGCCAGCAGACTGACCAGCGTGTTTAGGTGCCGTTCGGTTGGCTTTCGCTTTAGGCTACTGCTGGGTTTTGTGTTTGTCTTGTGGGCGCTGTGATCAAGTAACTGTCGAAATTAACATGACCAGGTTTTAATGATTTTAGGTAGagatttataatattaaagttCGGAAGACCCGCTCACCTGTTGCTTGATCCCCATGATCACGTTCTTCTTGTCCAGCAGAGTCCAAACGTGGCGGGAGTGCATGTCGAAGTCGGTGGGAAACATCTCCGTGTGGCAGCGTTCCTCGTAGTCCTCGTTATTTGGACAGCTCCTGCCGTCGACGTCTCGAAAGAACATGTTGCCCTTGAAGCGGAACGTGCCCTTCCGAAGTATCGCTCCGCTCATGGTCAGGTTAAGGGAATCCGGGCCAAACTTGGCGCGTGGCTTCAGTCGGCGCACCAAGATTTCTTCGTTCCGGGCGAAGCGTTCCCGAACCGCTTGCAGCATGGCCAGGATTTGGGCACGGACTTGTAGGAGGCGTCTCTGCAGCTCCTGATTTAGCAGCAGTGCGTTGTTGTCACTGGGTTCCACGGTGCTCTGCAGCAGGGCTGAGATCTCggccagcagctgctgctggttcAGCCGCAGGTCCTCCACATCCATCGCGCAcgatttgttttgctttttgtttaataaacaatccttttgtttttaagtacGGTCATACTGCGAGATTTGGACAAACCGATAACGATTGTTGGAATACATTAAGGGTATTCCATAAAGTGCTGAATGGAGTTTCCGTCAGATGTATCATTGAAAGTTGTAGGTgatgtttgtattttatatctttatatCTCTGTGATGTTAAAACtacagattaaaaaaaaaacgaacataaaatttagaaacttaaaaacatttataaagcatttataaaggactttaatttaataacaGAATTTATAATGGccgtaaagaaaaaaaagaaattctgGTCGCAGTCGGTAGGATTCGAACCTACGCTCCCAGAGGGAATCTGATTTCTAGTCAGACGCCTTAACCGCTCGGCCACGACTGCTTGATGGACGTGTTTCGCGGATAGAATCTCAAGAGGTGGAAAAAAGCTAACCTGcttatacaattatttaaaattatctcAGAGATAGTATGGTGTATTATAGGCTATGGACTTGCTGATATCGAGCACTGTGAAAGATTcggatttttattattgccTTTTTAGCCTTACTGGAGAAGGAATAATCtctacatatataaatattctgtAAATTAGGGAAATACCTCAAATAGTTACAATTAGCCCCACGCCACCATAGTAGCTTACAAAATCTTGCTTCAGATCCGCCCCTGTATTAAACTCTCAAAACACACGGGGAATTCTTGTTTTTTACAATGCACCTACAATCTTTGTTTGCCAAAAGTTATATTATCGTGCTCTCTTCAGCATTACTAAGTATTTTCTTGGCATATA is a window of Drosophila biarmipes strain raj3 chromosome 3R, RU_DBia_V1.1, whole genome shotgun sequence DNA encoding:
- the LOC108031473 gene encoding uncharacterized protein LOC108031473, with the protein product MDVEDLRLNQQQLLAEISALLQSTVEPSDNNALLLNQELQRRLLQVRAQILAMLQAVRERFARNEEILVRRLKPRAKFGPDSLNLTMSGAILRKGTFRFKGNMFFRDVDGRSCPNNEDYEERCHTEMFPTDFDMHSRHVWTLLDKKNVIMGIKQQLLDHSAHKTNTKPSSSLKRKPTERHLNTLVSLLATADSSFSIDWNQISTLDLEYRHSPYSCEAMWRVYLHPELRRDDWAPEEDETLVTVASANRLQNWELIASSVDRRSDYQCFVRFHTALRHLLEPKVNSRWSDEDNDRLRELAERNTSNGVINWRKVMEYFPDKSKSTLIGRYYYVLHPSISHEPFSTKEDMMLFAAVEEYNGKFHCFPRSLFPNRSLAQLRTRYHNVLAQRNKTDSWSVQDDTRLMSFVTQHGASQWLNCANALGNHSRTSCRTRFLVIKKFLEQNPDAKVEDLPRRRSKKVPLVTSDNWAQRLQEWQEDPDSLVTAEQIKGPRIRKPNPKRARIDRNAENTTKLSKVDVELCEFFKYSYNLPLTIPTNFPLLKDARNLAYVVRALSYKPPIRPSLLQNISLPTELLKCYNIMMRNLPGDECDSKGVLLPPNWSTMMGFRAMCILSGDCRKEGKEAPICEYKESAPPIQLFRHRLRALFYRTTLLSRLETQLFSDLPTALVSLQRPTPHFETLGVEVLLNDPEPEPKKNLKSEPLSEDEMMNLNTVKQEVEMEYIVP